Proteins encoded together in one Pseudomonas sp. TCU-HL1 window:
- a CDS encoding cupin domain-containing protein — MPRSCPLEGAMSPSLPSPNANAESQFLGTRIRALRKRRGMTLSELAEQSKLTAGYISQLERNLAYPSIPALFNIARSLGVTIQWFFASEAPTSEADRGYVVRRNARTSLHYEDGITDELLSPHPLRQLEMLHSRFPPGTYSEESYSHEGEEAGYVLSGEFELWVGERHFRLQEGDSFSFSSQEPHRYGNPGDKDTLVLWVITPPTF; from the coding sequence ATGCCGCGATCCTGTCCCTTGGAGGGAGCCATGAGCCCCAGCCTGCCATCGCCGAACGCCAACGCCGAGAGCCAGTTCCTCGGCACGCGCATCCGCGCACTGCGCAAACGCCGGGGCATGACCCTCAGCGAACTGGCCGAGCAGAGCAAGCTCACCGCCGGCTATATCAGCCAGTTGGAACGCAACCTGGCGTACCCCTCGATTCCGGCGCTGTTCAACATCGCCCGCAGCCTGGGCGTGACCATCCAGTGGTTCTTCGCCAGCGAGGCCCCCACCAGCGAAGCCGACCGGGGCTACGTGGTGCGGCGCAATGCCCGCACCAGCCTGCACTACGAAGACGGCATCACCGACGAACTGCTCAGCCCGCACCCCCTGCGCCAGCTGGAAATGCTCCACTCGCGCTTCCCACCGGGCACCTACAGCGAAGAGAGCTACAGCCACGAAGGCGAGGAAGCCGGCTATGTGCTCAGCGGCGAATTCGAACTCTGGGTCGGCGAGCGGCACTTCCGCCTGCAGGAAGGCGACAGTTTCAGCTTCTCCAGCCAGGAACCGCACCGCTACGGCAACCCCGGCGATAAGGACACGCTGGTGCTGTGGGTGATCACCCCGCCGACGTTCTAA
- the waaA gene encoding lipid IV(A) 3-deoxy-D-manno-octulosonic acid transferase, whose product MNRTLYTLLFHLGLPLVALRLAWRAWRAPAYARRVGERFAFGLPDIRPGGIWVHAVSVGESIAAAPMVRALLERHPGLPITITCMTPTGSERIRALFGDRVQHCYLPYDLPWAAARFLGHVRPKLAVIMETELWPNHIHQCARRGIPVVLANARLSERSARGYARFGKLTAPMLAELSWIAVQTEAEAERFRRLGAHPECVTVTGSIKYDLRIDPALLQGASELRSQWGAEARPVWIAASTHAGEDEIILAAHKALLKQRPDALLILVPRHPERFGPVFELCRREGLATVRRSTGEPVSASDAVLLGDTMGELLFLYALADIAFVGGSLVANGGHNLLEPAALGKPVLSGAHLFNFLEIAAQLRDAGALVEVADAHELTTQVGGLWSEPKRSMAMHDAGLDVLKANQGALERLLGGIARLLQR is encoded by the coding sequence ATGAATCGCACCCTCTATACCTTGTTGTTCCATCTTGGTCTTCCGCTGGTGGCCCTGCGCCTCGCCTGGCGAGCCTGGCGCGCGCCGGCCTATGCCCGGCGCGTAGGCGAACGCTTCGCTTTCGGCCTGCCTGACATCCGGCCCGGAGGCATCTGGGTCCACGCCGTGTCGGTAGGCGAGAGCATTGCCGCCGCGCCCATGGTCCGCGCCCTGCTGGAGCGTCACCCGGGCCTGCCGATCACCATCACCTGCATGACTCCCACAGGCTCGGAGCGTATCCGTGCGCTGTTCGGCGACCGGGTGCAGCATTGCTACCTGCCGTATGACCTGCCCTGGGCTGCGGCGCGCTTTCTGGGACACGTACGGCCGAAGCTAGCGGTGATCATGGAAACCGAGCTCTGGCCGAACCACATCCACCAGTGCGCCCGGCGTGGTATTCCGGTGGTGCTGGCCAATGCCCGGCTGTCCGAGCGCTCGGCTCGTGGCTATGCGCGCTTCGGCAAGCTCACGGCGCCCATGCTGGCCGAACTGAGCTGGATTGCGGTGCAGACCGAGGCCGAAGCCGAGCGCTTCCGTCGACTCGGTGCGCACCCTGAATGCGTGACGGTAACCGGGTCGATCAAGTACGACCTGCGCATCGACCCGGCCCTGCTGCAGGGCGCCAGTGAGCTGCGCAGCCAGTGGGGCGCCGAGGCCCGACCAGTGTGGATTGCCGCCAGCACCCATGCCGGGGAGGACGAAATCATCCTTGCCGCCCACAAGGCCCTGCTGAAGCAACGGCCCGACGCGTTGCTGATCCTGGTACCGCGCCATCCGGAGCGCTTCGGTCCGGTGTTCGAACTCTGCCGCCGCGAAGGGCTGGCGACCGTGCGCCGTTCCACGGGTGAGCCGGTGAGTGCGAGCGACGCGGTGCTGTTGGGCGACACCATGGGCGAGCTGCTCTTTCTCTATGCCCTGGCCGATATCGCCTTTGTCGGCGGTAGCCTGGTAGCCAATGGCGGCCACAACCTGCTGGAGCCGGCGGCCCTGGGCAAACCGGTACTCTCGGGGGCGCACCTGTTCAACTTCCTCGAAATCGCCGCGCAACTGCGCGACGCCGGCGCCTTGGTCGAGGTGGCCGATGCCCATGAGTTGACGACCCAGGTGGGGGGGCTCTGGAGCGAGCCGAAGCGTTCTATGGCCATGCACGATGCCGGCCTGGACGTGCTCAAGGCCAACCAGGGGGCGCTGGAGCGGTTGTTGGGCGGGATTGCGCGGCTGCTACAGCGCTGA
- a CDS encoding LysR family transcriptional regulator: MQWNLEQIRLFVGVAESQSFSAVARKLRRAQSAVSSGIALLEDDLGVQLFERSSGRQPRLTMAGTALLEEAREVLRQCQRLEGKAQGLAKGEEARLRLAQDEAMPYQPVLASLEALGTAFPMLEVQLAASAQGEVARKLLERRADLGLLFHHEQMPDALERQRLGTIEMVTVCGASHALATRTYADRRELGRHRQILMSPQDSHYPGGEQLGPQVWRADSFYVMAELLMRGLGWAWLPRHVAQYPGYQGQLVELRSDWTPPSLVVELVCRRDEALGPAALWLADSLAEHLQAMG, encoded by the coding sequence ATGCAATGGAACCTGGAGCAGATCCGTTTGTTCGTCGGTGTGGCGGAGAGTCAGTCCTTTTCAGCGGTGGCGCGAAAGTTGCGGCGTGCCCAGTCGGCCGTCAGCAGTGGCATCGCCCTGCTGGAGGATGATCTCGGGGTGCAGTTGTTCGAGCGCAGCAGCGGACGGCAGCCGCGCCTGACGATGGCGGGCACCGCCTTGCTGGAAGAAGCGCGCGAAGTGCTTCGCCAGTGCCAGCGCCTGGAAGGCAAGGCACAGGGATTGGCGAAGGGCGAAGAGGCCCGGTTGCGCCTGGCCCAGGACGAGGCCATGCCCTATCAGCCGGTGCTGGCCAGCCTGGAAGCGCTGGGCACGGCCTTCCCGATGCTGGAAGTGCAGCTTGCCGCCAGCGCCCAGGGGGAGGTCGCGCGAAAGCTGCTGGAGCGCCGAGCCGATCTGGGGCTGTTGTTTCACCATGAGCAGATGCCCGACGCCCTGGAACGCCAGCGCCTGGGCACCATCGAAATGGTCACGGTCTGTGGTGCCAGCCACGCCCTGGCCACGCGGACGTACGCCGACCGCCGTGAACTGGGGCGCCACCGGCAGATCCTGATGTCGCCCCAGGACAGCCATTACCCTGGCGGTGAGCAACTCGGTCCGCAGGTCTGGCGGGCCGACAGCTTCTATGTGATGGCCGAACTGCTGATGCGTGGACTGGGCTGGGCCTGGCTGCCGCGCCATGTGGCCCAGTACCCGGGATACCAGGGGCAATTGGTGGAATTGCGCAGCGACTGGACGCCGCCTTCGCTGGTGGTTGAACTGGTCTGCCGCCGTGACGAAGCCCTGGGACCGGCGGCGCTCTGGCTGGCGGACAGCCTCGCCGAGCACCTGCAAGCCATGGGCTAG
- a CDS encoding DMT family transporter, with translation MTGYIYLAIAIAAEVVATTSMKAIDGFNKPLPLILVIGGYAIAFWMLTMVVRSIPVGIAYAIWAGLGIVLVSVAALVLYQQRLDTPAVLGMGLIVSGVVVIQLFSNSTGH, from the coding sequence ATGACCGGCTACATCTATCTCGCTATCGCCATTGCTGCCGAAGTGGTCGCCACCACCTCGATGAAGGCCATCGACGGTTTCAACAAGCCCTTGCCCCTGATTCTGGTGATCGGCGGCTACGCCATCGCCTTCTGGATGCTCACGATGGTGGTGCGCAGCATTCCCGTGGGCATCGCCTATGCCATCTGGGCGGGGCTCGGCATCGTGCTGGTGAGCGTCGCCGCCCTGGTGCTCTACCAGCAGCGGCTGGACACGCCGGCCGTGCTGGGCATGGGCCTGATCGTCTCCGGCGTGGTGGTGATCCAGCTGTTCTCGAACAGCACGGGGCATTGA
- a CDS encoding NAD(P)/FAD-dependent oxidoreductase: MAESLSTDVLILGGGIAGLWLNARLRKQGFATLLVENASLGGGQSVRSQGIIHGGAKYALHGALTGASEAIADMPRRWREALAGNGELDLAGVRLLSEAHYLWSPGTLAGNLTSFFASKAVRGRVDQVKGSDLPPALQHPRFKGKVYRLAELVLDVPSLISRLAELAGDGLLAARTIEPLLEDGQLTGLRLDGRAVRAQRIVLSAGAGNQALLEALGLSQPAMQLRPLHMVMVKAPSLKPLYAHCLGGGPKPRITVTSHPAADGQWVWYLGGDIAEADGVARNEAEQIAAAEQELRHLLPWVDLSAAQWATLRVDRAEPAQSGLVRPDNAFLSDQGRLLVGWPTKLALAPDFADRVLAAFERDGVRPGANPPLPALPRPPVAQPVWEELLG; encoded by the coding sequence ATGGCCGAATCCCTCTCCACCGACGTTCTCATCCTGGGCGGCGGCATCGCCGGCCTCTGGCTCAACGCCCGCCTGCGCAAGCAAGGCTTCGCCACCCTGCTGGTAGAAAACGCCAGCCTCGGCGGCGGGCAGAGCGTGCGGTCCCAGGGGATCATCCACGGTGGCGCCAAGTACGCCCTGCACGGCGCCCTGACCGGCGCCTCCGAGGCCATCGCCGACATGCCCCGCCGCTGGCGCGAGGCACTGGCCGGTAACGGTGAGCTGGACCTCGCCGGCGTGCGCCTGCTTTCCGAGGCCCACTATCTCTGGTCGCCCGGCACCCTGGCCGGCAATCTCACCAGTTTCTTCGCCAGCAAGGCGGTGCGCGGCCGCGTCGACCAGGTCAAGGGCAGCGATCTGCCGCCAGCGCTGCAGCATCCCAGGTTCAAGGGCAAGGTCTATCGTCTGGCCGAACTGGTTCTGGATGTTCCCAGCCTGATCAGCCGTCTCGCGGAGCTGGCGGGCGACGGGCTGCTGGCCGCACGGACAATCGAACCCCTGTTGGAGGATGGCCAACTCACCGGCCTGCGCCTTGACGGCCGTGCAGTTCGCGCCCAGCGCATCGTCCTCAGCGCCGGCGCCGGCAACCAGGCGCTGCTCGAAGCCCTGGGGCTGAGCCAGCCCGCCATGCAGCTGCGCCCGCTGCATATGGTGATGGTCAAGGCGCCCAGCCTGAAACCCCTCTACGCCCACTGCCTGGGCGGCGGACCAAAACCCCGCATCACCGTCACCAGCCACCCGGCCGCCGACGGCCAGTGGGTCTGGTATCTGGGCGGCGACATCGCGGAAGCGGACGGCGTGGCACGCAACGAAGCGGAACAGATCGCCGCCGCCGAACAGGAACTGCGCCACCTGCTTCCCTGGGTCGACCTCTCCGCCGCCCAGTGGGCAACCCTGCGGGTGGACCGTGCCGAGCCGGCGCAGTCTGGCCTGGTGCGTCCAGACAACGCCTTCCTCAGCGATCAGGGCCGCCTGTTGGTGGGCTGGCCGACCAAACTCGCCCTGGCACCGGATTTCGCCGACCGCGTACTGGCCGCCTTCGAGCGTGATGGCGTGCGCCCGGGCGCGAACCCGCCGCTGCCCGCCCTGCCCCGTCCTCCGGTGGCTCAACCGGTTTGGGAGGAACTGCTCGGATGA
- a CDS encoding aldo/keto reductase, with protein sequence MNSLHDCHRPLGGTGLIVSPLGLGTVKLGRDQGVKYPSGFTIPDDVEARQLLALARDLGINLIDTAPAYGRSEERLGPLLRGKRQDWVIVSKVGEEFENGLSRFDFSPDHTRFSVERSLKRLETDYIDLVLVHSDGNDLAILRESGVYETLAELKHAGKIRAFGLSGKTVDGGLLALEQGDCAMVTYNLNEQGEKPVIDRALQQNKGILIKKGLASGHVCLDAGVDPVRASFELIFGHPGVTSAIIGTINPLHLSHNVATAAAVIGGRC encoded by the coding sequence ATGAACAGCCTGCACGATTGCCATCGCCCCTTGGGCGGTACCGGCCTGATAGTTTCCCCGCTGGGCCTGGGCACCGTGAAACTCGGACGTGACCAGGGCGTGAAGTACCCCAGCGGCTTCACCATCCCCGACGACGTCGAAGCCCGCCAGTTGCTGGCACTGGCCCGCGACCTCGGCATCAACCTGATCGACACCGCGCCCGCATACGGCCGCAGCGAGGAACGCCTGGGCCCGCTGCTGCGTGGCAAGCGCCAGGATTGGGTGATTGTCAGCAAGGTAGGCGAAGAGTTCGAGAATGGGCTGTCGCGCTTCGACTTCAGTCCCGATCACACGCGCTTCTCCGTCGAACGCAGCCTGAAACGCCTGGAAACCGACTACATCGATCTGGTACTGGTGCACTCCGACGGCAACGACCTGGCCATCCTGCGGGAGAGTGGCGTCTACGAGACGCTCGCCGAGCTGAAGCACGCCGGCAAGATCCGCGCCTTCGGCCTGTCCGGCAAAACCGTGGACGGCGGCCTGCTGGCCCTGGAGCAAGGCGACTGCGCTATGGTCACCTACAACCTCAATGAGCAGGGCGAAAAGCCGGTCATTGACCGTGCGTTGCAACAAAACAAAGGCATCCTGATCAAGAAAGGCCTGGCCAGCGGCCATGTCTGCCTGGACGCAGGCGTTGATCCGGTGCGCGCCAGCTTCGAACTGATCTTCGGTCACCCTGGGGTGACCAGCGCGATAATCGGGACCATCAATCCGCTGCATCTGTCCCATAATGTCGCGACGGCCGCCGCAGTGATCGGAGGCCGTTGCTAG
- a CDS encoding metal ABC transporter ATPase: MPRILARKDPSAFKTLPLHVEASADALNYQSLGRPLNFTQMLERRRPVQVNDSQRFAVELANLGVSVRLTLNLQGRDYWLLVRQRRQDRGDTVLKLISGYVPAHELNLPLLTAIQEVAEECLIETPEGWLAGRFADTWLPTPYQRQLHYRETNDFRLSPLSGAARPVRNGKLTLLERPDAYVHLPTASLQLVYDLRLDLPRDCHQISLFHVDEVLQDGELVACLERRRPDIYLLPLHQGQPTGDLLTVRNGEFKSASTRGVWLSESFAEQDGWLVRDERVRWRDWLARVGTARPLGKKMAC, encoded by the coding sequence ATGCCGCGAATCCTCGCCCGCAAGGACCCCAGCGCGTTCAAGACCCTTCCGCTGCATGTCGAAGCCAGCGCCGATGCCCTGAACTACCAGAGCCTGGGCCGACCGTTGAACTTCACCCAGATGCTGGAGCGGCGCCGCCCGGTCCAGGTGAACGACAGCCAGCGCTTTGCCGTGGAGCTGGCTAACCTGGGCGTGTCGGTGCGGCTGACACTGAATCTCCAGGGTCGTGACTACTGGCTGCTGGTGCGCCAGCGTCGGCAGGATCGCGGCGACACCGTGCTCAAGCTGATTTCCGGCTATGTCCCGGCCCACGAACTGAACCTGCCGCTGCTCACGGCCATCCAGGAAGTGGCCGAGGAGTGCCTGATCGAAACCCCGGAAGGCTGGCTGGCCGGGCGCTTCGCAGACACCTGGCTACCCACGCCCTACCAACGACAGCTGCATTACCGCGAGACCAACGACTTCCGCCTGAGCCCCCTGTCCGGCGCTGCGCGCCCCGTGCGCAATGGCAAGTTGACCCTTCTGGAGCGCCCCGACGCTTACGTCCATCTGCCGACCGCCTCCCTGCAACTGGTTTACGACCTGCGCCTGGACCTGCCACGGGACTGCCACCAGATCAGTCTGTTCCACGTGGACGAGGTGCTGCAGGACGGCGAACTGGTGGCCTGCCTGGAACGGCGCCGTCCGGATATCTATCTGCTGCCGCTGCATCAGGGGCAGCCGACGGGCGACCTGCTTACCGTACGCAATGGCGAGTTCAAGAGCGCCAGCACCCGCGGCGTCTGGCTCTCCGAAAGCTTCGCCGAGCAGGACGGCTGGCTCGTGCGTGATGAGCGCGTGCGCTGGCGGGACTGGCTGGCGCGGGTAGGGACGGCCCGCCCGCTGGGAAAAAAGATGGCCTGCTGA
- a CDS encoding acyl-CoA dehydrogenase family protein, with the protein MNLEIPKKFHGLSNQAHQVAAQYFRPLSRKYDKAEHAYPCELDLLAALLDGMNAGSPEAVGAGSASKRGVGAEEGVRNGGNLSALLGVMELSWGDVGLLLAMPRQGLGNAAIAAVANEEQLKRFRGTWAAMAITEPGCGSDSAAIRTTAVKDGEHYVLNGEKIFVTSGERADAVVVWATLDRNLGRAAIKSFVVEKGTPGMTVTRLEKKLGIKASDTASISFSDCRVPAANLLGSAEIDVDKGFAGVMETFDNTRPLVAGMAVGVAKAALDRTRELLGKAGCRFDYRTPLLAVRHAEATLYRLEAEWEAARLLTLKAAWMADNRLPNSKEASIAKAKAGRVANEVTLTCAELVGALGYGEDELLEKWARDSKILDIFEGTQQIQLLIVARRVLGKNSNELK; encoded by the coding sequence ATGAACCTGGAAATCCCGAAGAAATTCCACGGCCTGAGCAATCAGGCCCATCAGGTGGCGGCGCAGTACTTCCGCCCGCTCTCGCGCAAGTACGACAAGGCCGAACATGCCTATCCCTGCGAGCTCGATCTGCTCGCCGCCCTGCTGGACGGCATGAACGCCGGCTCCCCGGAAGCCGTGGGCGCCGGCTCGGCGAGCAAACGTGGCGTCGGGGCAGAGGAGGGTGTGCGCAATGGCGGCAACCTGTCCGCGCTGCTGGGTGTGATGGAGCTGAGCTGGGGCGATGTCGGTCTGCTGCTGGCCATGCCGCGCCAGGGGCTGGGCAACGCCGCGATTGCCGCGGTAGCCAACGAAGAACAGCTCAAGCGCTTCCGGGGCACCTGGGCAGCCATGGCGATCACCGAGCCCGGTTGCGGTTCGGACTCGGCGGCCATTCGTACCACGGCGGTCAAAGATGGCGAGCATTACGTGCTCAACGGCGAGAAGATCTTCGTCACCTCCGGCGAGCGGGCCGATGCGGTGGTGGTCTGGGCGACCCTGGACCGCAACCTGGGTCGTGCCGCCATCAAATCCTTCGTGGTGGAAAAGGGCACGCCGGGCATGACGGTGACGCGCCTGGAGAAGAAGCTCGGCATCAAGGCCTCGGACACTGCGTCCATCAGCTTCAGCGACTGCCGGGTACCGGCCGCCAACCTGCTGGGCAGCGCCGAGATCGATGTGGACAAGGGCTTTGCCGGGGTGATGGAGACCTTCGACAACACCCGTCCGCTGGTGGCCGGGATGGCGGTAGGCGTGGCCAAGGCCGCGCTCGACCGGACGCGCGAACTCCTGGGCAAGGCCGGATGTCGCTTCGACTATCGAACGCCACTGCTGGCCGTGCGCCATGCCGAAGCGACGCTCTATCGCCTGGAAGCCGAGTGGGAAGCCGCGCGGCTGCTGACCCTGAAGGCGGCCTGGATGGCCGACAACCGCCTGCCCAACTCCAAGGAGGCCTCCATCGCCAAGGCCAAGGCCGGGCGAGTGGCCAACGAAGTCACCCTGACGTGCGCGGAACTGGTCGGTGCCCTGGGCTATGGCGAGGATGAACTGCTGGAAAAGTGGGCGCGAGACTCGAAGATCCTCGACATCTTCGAAGGCACCCAGCAGATCCAGTTGTTGATCGTGGCACGGCGCGTGCTGGGCAAGAACTCCAACGAGCTGAAGTAA
- a CDS encoding acyl-CoA dehydrogenase family protein: MPMSPDAQGRALAVLNRVAQAHWPDRFNLRKAFEKLLYSGTRAGFRLAARRARKTPRRLAGADDVFDLSLSDEQRMLVEMLAAFALEALRPAAHEADVRGAVPAKLLNQAHALGLAHYGVGESLGGLAGARTILTNALMAESLAKGDLSLAAALLGPLSAANCIRRWASPEQQAAWLPAFVAEQPAPRIALAVSEPTVLFDPLKLSTRAQRKGKHYVLSGEKCLVLDGLEASRLIVAAETDRGPALFMVEAGSRGLQLRQEPAMGLKACGTARIRLKGVKVPVENRLTADDFVYQDFLDLSYLAWCALAVGAAQAALDYVVGYCNERTAFGEPISHRQGVAFIVADIAIELDAMRLMLWRACARVDRGEAFQREAYLARLFCAEKAMKIGTDAVQLLGGHGFTQEHPAERWYRDLRAVALMSGGLHL; encoded by the coding sequence ATGCCGATGTCCCCCGACGCACAGGGCCGCGCCCTGGCCGTGCTGAATCGCGTGGCCCAGGCTCACTGGCCTGACCGTTTCAACCTGCGCAAGGCTTTCGAGAAACTCCTCTACAGCGGTACCCGAGCGGGATTCCGGCTGGCCGCCCGACGCGCGCGCAAGACCCCTCGTCGCCTGGCTGGTGCCGATGATGTGTTCGACCTCTCGCTATCCGATGAGCAGCGCATGCTGGTCGAGATGCTGGCTGCCTTCGCCCTGGAGGCGTTGCGCCCGGCTGCCCATGAGGCAGACGTCCGGGGGGCTGTGCCAGCGAAGCTGCTCAATCAGGCCCATGCGCTGGGTTTGGCCCACTATGGCGTGGGTGAGAGCCTGGGTGGCCTGGCCGGCGCGCGCACTATCCTGACCAATGCCCTGATGGCCGAGTCCCTGGCCAAGGGGGACCTGAGCCTTGCTGCCGCGTTGCTGGGGCCCCTGTCGGCGGCCAACTGCATTCGCCGTTGGGCCTCGCCAGAGCAACAGGCCGCCTGGCTGCCTGCCTTCGTCGCCGAGCAGCCGGCGCCGCGCATTGCCCTCGCGGTGAGCGAGCCTACCGTGCTGTTCGACCCGCTCAAGCTGTCCACCCGCGCGCAGCGCAAGGGAAAGCACTATGTGCTGAGCGGCGAGAAGTGCCTGGTGCTGGACGGGCTGGAAGCCAGCCGGCTGATCGTGGCCGCCGAAACAGATCGCGGTCCGGCGCTGTTCATGGTCGAGGCCGGTAGCCGGGGGCTGCAGTTGCGGCAGGAACCCGCCATGGGGTTGAAAGCCTGCGGCACGGCCCGGATCCGCCTGAAAGGCGTGAAAGTGCCTGTGGAGAACCGCCTGACCGCGGACGACTTCGTCTACCAGGACTTCCTCGACCTCAGTTATCTCGCCTGGTGCGCGCTGGCGGTGGGGGCTGCCCAGGCGGCGTTGGACTATGTGGTCGGCTACTGTAACGAGCGCACCGCCTTCGGCGAGCCCATCAGCCACCGCCAGGGCGTGGCGTTCATCGTCGCGGACATCGCCATTGAACTCGACGCCATGCGCCTGATGCTCTGGCGAGCGTGCGCCCGCGTCGACCGCGGCGAGGCGTTCCAGCGCGAGGCGTATCTGGCGCGCCTGTTCTGCGCCGAGAAGGCCATGAAGATCGGCACCGACGCCGTCCAACTGCTCGGTGGTCATGGTTTCACCCAGGAGCACCCGGCCGAACGCTGGTACCGCGACCTGCGTGCCGTCGCTCTGATGAGTGGCGGCCTGCACCTGTGA
- the hldE gene encoding bifunctional D-glycero-beta-D-manno-heptose-7-phosphate kinase/D-glycero-beta-D-manno-heptose 1-phosphate adenylyltransferase HldE, with protein MKLSMPRFDQAPVLVVGDVMLDRYWHGGTSRISPEAPVPVVKVEQIEDRPGGAANVALNIAALGAPAMLVGITGIDEAADSLTDSLGAAGVEVHFQRLAEQPTIVKLRVMSRHQQLLRMDFEEAFATNAETLAAEVERLLPEAKVLVLSDYGKGALKNHQVLIQAARRRGVPVLADPKGKDFSIYRGASLITPNLSEFEAVVGRCTDEAELVTKGAALMQELELGALLVTRGEHGMTLLRPGHSALHLPARAREVFDVTGAGDTVISTLAAALSAGEDLPQAVGLANLAAGIVVGKLGTAAISAPELRRAVQREQGSERGVLSLDQLLLAIDDARAHGEKIVFTNGCFDILHAGHVTYLEQARAQGDRLVLAVNDDASVSRLKGPGRPINSVERRMAVLAGLGAVDWVVSFSEDTPERLLAQVKPDVLVKGGDYGIDQVVGADIVRAYGGEVRVLGLVENSSTTAIVNKILDKS; from the coding sequence ATGAAGCTGTCCATGCCCCGATTCGATCAAGCCCCCGTTCTGGTGGTGGGCGACGTCATGCTTGACCGCTACTGGCATGGCGGCACGTCGCGTATTTCGCCCGAGGCACCGGTGCCCGTGGTCAAGGTGGAGCAGATCGAGGACCGCCCTGGCGGCGCGGCCAACGTTGCGCTGAACATCGCGGCGCTGGGCGCTCCGGCCATGCTGGTGGGGATCACCGGTATCGATGAAGCAGCCGATAGCCTCACAGACAGCCTCGGTGCCGCGGGTGTGGAGGTGCATTTCCAGCGCCTCGCCGAGCAGCCGACCATCGTCAAGCTGCGGGTCATGAGCCGGCACCAGCAGCTGCTGCGCATGGACTTCGAGGAAGCCTTCGCGACCAATGCCGAAACGTTGGCTGCTGAAGTCGAGCGCCTGCTGCCCGAGGCCAAGGTGCTGGTGCTGTCCGACTACGGCAAGGGGGCACTGAAGAACCACCAGGTTCTGATCCAGGCGGCCCGCCGCCGTGGCGTGCCGGTGCTAGCCGACCCCAAGGGCAAGGATTTCAGCATCTACCGGGGCGCCAGCTTGATTACCCCGAACCTCAGCGAATTCGAGGCCGTCGTTGGCCGCTGCACCGATGAGGCCGAACTGGTTACCAAAGGCGCCGCCCTGATGCAGGAGCTGGAGCTGGGTGCGCTGCTGGTCACCCGTGGCGAGCATGGCATGACGCTGCTGCGTCCCGGGCATTCCGCCCTGCACCTTCCTGCCCGTGCCCGTGAGGTGTTCGACGTCACCGGCGCTGGCGACACCGTGATTTCCACGCTGGCCGCTGCCCTGTCCGCAGGTGAAGACCTGCCCCAGGCCGTTGGCCTGGCCAACCTGGCGGCCGGTATCGTTGTCGGCAAGCTGGGTACTGCCGCTATCAGCGCCCCGGAACTGCGTCGTGCCGTGCAGCGCGAGCAAGGTTCCGAGCGTGGTGTGCTGAGCCTGGACCAGCTGTTGCTGGCCATTGACGACGCCCGCGCCCATGGCGAGAAGATCGTATTCACCAATGGCTGCTTCGACATTCTCCACGCCGGTCACGTGACCTACCTGGAGCAGGCGCGTGCCCAGGGGGATCGCCTGGTGCTGGCGGTCAATGACGACGCTTCGGTCAGCCGTCTCAAGGGCCCTGGTCGTCCCATCAACAGCGTCGAGCGCCGCATGGCAGTGCTTGCAGGGCTGGGCGCGGTGGACTGGGTTGTCAGTTTCTCCGAGGACACGCCCGAACGCCTGCTGGCCCAGGTCAAGCCGGACGTACTGGTCAAAGGTGGTGACTATGGCATCGACCAGGTGGTCGGTGCCGATATCGTCCGTGCCTACGGCGGTGAAGTGAGGGTGCTAGGCCTGGTGGAGAACAGCTCCACCACGGCGATCGTCAACAAGATTCTGGATAAATCCTGA